From the genome of Monomorium pharaonis isolate MP-MQ-018 chromosome 2, ASM1337386v2, whole genome shotgun sequence, one region includes:
- the LOC105840770 gene encoding protein CDV3 homolog gives MADLDDFFAKKDRKKAKGKKFTTTDEVAKKLEETGKRLEKPKPKEKPANPEGEESQHTEDEDEWKEFEEEKKDYSGLKIGHLTVNDSVDVESDDERGTFEINSDGETVEVGTKYTGPWKKPDLPPEASEEAPTPSAPPAATTTATTVATTVSATGSSYKAPHLRNQPTFASPRPRGRNIAPDINSEEYFPTLNSKPQQNNGSAPWGRRRRDEGAFEEVRNRGGSRSYNVPESQAQTPKLSLGNKYGALSQDQS, from the exons ATGGCAGATCTCGACGATTTTTTCGCCAAGAAGGACCGTAAGAAGGCCAAGGGCAAGAAATTCACCACGACTGACGAGGTCGCCAAGAAGCTAGAGGAAACGGGCAAGCGACTCGAGAAGCCCAAGCCGAAGGAAAAGCCGGCGAATCCCGAGGGCGAGGAGTCCCAGCACACCGAG gatGAAGATGAGTGGAAGGAGTTTgaagaagagaagaaggaCTATAGTGGTTTAAAAATTGGACATTTAACGGTAAACGATAGCGTTGACGTGGAATCGGACGATGAGAGGGGTACCTTCGAAATCAATTCTGATGGAGAAACCGTCGAAGTTGGCACAAAATACACAGGACCATGGAAGAAACCAGATCTACCGCCGGAAGCATCAGAAGAGGCTCCGACACCATCTGCACCACCTGCTGCCACCACCACCGCTACCACCGTCGCCACCACCGTCTCTGCTACTGGAAGTAGTTACAAAGCACCACACTTACGAAATCAACCTACATTTGCTAGTCCACGACCGCGAGGAAGAAATATTGCACCCGATATAAATAGTGAGGAATACTTCCCTACACTGAACTCCAAGCCTCAGCAAAATAATGGCAGCGCTCCATGGGGCAGACG GCGGCGAGACGAAGGAGCGTTTGAGGAAGTTCGCAACCGAGGTGGCAGTAGATCGTACAATGTGCCAGAGTCGCAAGCTCAAACGCCCAAGCTGTCCCTTGGCAACAAATATGGCGCGCTATCGCAAGATCAGAGCTGA